TCTGCCCTGGCCAGCGGTTCGGAATGGAACCTTTCGTTGCTTGCCGGCGGCGAGACCTTCGCCTCCAAGATCGCCAACAATGCCGGTGAGTTCGACAGCCCCAGCAAGACCGGCGCGTATATCGCAGCGGGTCTGGTGCTGTTCATCCTCACCTTCGTGGTCAACGCGATCGCCCGTATCGTCATCGAGCGCCGGAAGGCCTTCACCGAATGAGCACCGTCGACACTGCCACCGCCACGAACCAGCACGTCGATCTCGGTTCGAAGTCCGCCGGACGCGCGGTCAAGGACAAGGTCGCACAGGCGGTCATGTGGCTGGCCTTCGTCATCGCGATGATCCCGCTGGTCTGGATCCTCGCCACCGTCATCGTCAAGGGTGGCTCCCTGCTGCTGGAATCGCAGTGGTGGACCCATTCCCAGCAGGGCATCACCAACCGTCGCGAGGGTGGCGGTGCGGTCCACGCGATCCAGGGCACCTTGCTGCAGGGCTTCGTCACCGCGCTCATCTCGGTCCCGATCGGTGTCTTCACCGCGGTCTACCTGGTCGAGTACGGACGCGGCAAGCTCGCCCGCGCGGTCAGCTTCATGGTCGACATCCTCACCGGCATCCCCTCGGTGGTCGCGGCGCTGTTCATCTACGCGCTCTGGGTGACCACCTTCGGATTCAACCGAATCCCGTTCGCCGTCTGTCTCGCACTCACGATCCTCATGGTGCCGACGATCGTCCGCTCCACCGAGGAGATGCTCAAACTCGTCCCGAACGAACTGCGTGAAGCCTCGTACGCCCTGGGTGTGCCGAAGTGGAAGACGATCGTGAAGATCGTGCTGCCGACGGCGTTCTCCGGCATCGTCACCGGCATCCTGCTGGGCCTCGCCCGGGTCATGGGCGAGACCGCACCGTTGATCATCCTGGCGCCCTACTTCCGCTCGATCTCGACCAACCTGTTCGACGGCCTGATGGGCACGCTGCCGACGATGATCAACGACGGTCGCGACAACATGGGTCTCCTGCCCACCCAGGAGCGCGTGTGGGCAGCTTCGCTCACCCTGATCCTGCTCATCCTCGTGCTCAACCTGCTCGGCCGGCTCGTCAGCCGGATGAGCAAGGTGAAGAGCTGACCGCCGTTTTCGTCACAGAAGGAATCACGTACATGGGTAAGCGCATCGACGTCCAGGACCTGAACGTCTACTACGGCGACTTCAAGGCGGTCGAGGACGTCACGATGACGGTCGAGCCCCGCTCGGTGACCGCGTTCATCGGTCCGTCCGGCTGCGGTAAGTCCACCTTCCTGCGGACGCTGAACCGGATGCACGAGGTCATCCCCGGTGGACGCGTCGAGGGCAAGGTGCTACTGGATGACCAGGACCTCTACGCCAACGGCGTCGACCCGGTCGGTGTGCGCCGCACGGTCGGCATGGTCTTCCAACGTCCGAACCCCTTCCCCACCATGTCGATCGGTGACAACGTCACCGCGGGCCTTCGCCTCAATGGCATGAAGAACAAGAAGGAACTCACCGAGCGGACTGAGCGTGCGCTGCGCGGTGCGAACCTCTGGGAAGAGGTCAAGGACCGCCTCGACAAGCCGGGTGCGGGACTGTCCGGTGGCCAGCAGCAGCGTCTGTGCATCGCCCGCGCGATCGCGGTGCAGCCGCAGGTGCTGCTGATGGACGAGCCGTGTTCGGCGCTCGACCCGATCTCCACGCTCGCGATCGAGGACCTGGTTCACGAGTTGAAGGAGGACTACACGATCGTGATCGTGACCCACAACATGCAGCAGGCGGCGCGCGTCTCGGACAAGACCGCCTTCTTCAACCTCGCGGCCACCGGGAAGCCCG
This is a stretch of genomic DNA from Yimella lutea. It encodes these proteins:
- the pstB gene encoding phosphate ABC transporter ATP-binding protein PstB, giving the protein MGKRIDVQDLNVYYGDFKAVEDVTMTVEPRSVTAFIGPSGCGKSTFLRTLNRMHEVIPGGRVEGKVLLDDQDLYANGVDPVGVRRTVGMVFQRPNPFPTMSIGDNVTAGLRLNGMKNKKELTERTERALRGANLWEEVKDRLDKPGAGLSGGQQQRLCIARAIAVQPQVLLMDEPCSALDPISTLAIEDLVHELKEDYTIVIVTHNMQQAARVSDKTAFFNLAATGKPGRLVEMDDTTTIFNNPKVKATEDYISGRFG
- the pstA gene encoding phosphate ABC transporter permease PstA, with protein sequence MSTVDTATATNQHVDLGSKSAGRAVKDKVAQAVMWLAFVIAMIPLVWILATVIVKGGSLLLESQWWTHSQQGITNRREGGGAVHAIQGTLLQGFVTALISVPIGVFTAVYLVEYGRGKLARAVSFMVDILTGIPSVVAALFIYALWVTTFGFNRIPFAVCLALTILMVPTIVRSTEEMLKLVPNELREASYALGVPKWKTIVKIVLPTAFSGIVTGILLGLARVMGETAPLIILAPYFRSISTNLFDGLMGTLPTMINDGRDNMGLLPTQERVWAASLTLILLILVLNLLGRLVSRMSKVKS